The following DNA comes from Priestia koreensis.
ACAAACTACTATTAAGTACAGTACTCGGAGCGAGCGTTCTGTTAGGTAGTAACACGATGGCACTAGCCTTTACGGATGTACCAGCTTCTTCGCCCGCTAAGAAGGGAATTGACTACCTAAATGGCAAAGGAATTATTCAAGGCTATACAAAGGACTTATTTAAGCCGAACGAAGCGGTCAGCCGTGGTCAATTTGCGACATTTATCTCGCGCGCATTAAAGTTACCCGCAGCGAGCTACTCATTTAGTGACTTACCGAAATCAAGCAGTCTCTATGACGGGGTAAGCCGTGCCGCTAAAGTAGGCATTATTAAAGGATCAGGTAGCAAATCATTGGCTACACAAAAGGTATCCCGTGCAGATATGGCCGTCATGCTAGATCGAGCAATGCAATACCAAGCGAAGAACAAATATACGTCGATCAAAGCTCTTACATACAAAGACAAAAATCAAATTTCTGCTTATGCGGTAAAGAGTGTGGAGCGCCTCGCTTATTACAACATCGTACCTGATAAAACAACGGGCTATTATAAGCCAAAAGACTTCGGTACAAGAGGGGAAACCGCTCAATCCATCTATAACATGTTGATGCTGTTTAACGGAAGTAATCCATCAACACCGCCATCTAACAGCGGTAATGGTAGTACGAATCCAAAAGATTATACAAAGATGACGTTGACGCAGTTAAAGGAAACTTACGGATCATATCCATTGGTTATTCGTGTAGAAAAATATGACCAAGATCATCCAGTTTCAACAATTGATCTAATGGAAGTTTACTACAATACGATTCACGATCCAGAGGGTGGGTTTAAGGGATCACCAAGCGAATTCATTAAGTGGCAAGAAGATTCTCTTCGCTCTGAATACTTAAACCAATACTTTACCAACTATCCTGAAGTTGAAGTATTTTCATACAAAGGCAAGGCGTTTAGAGATTCAGAACTATTTGTCGGAAACAATCCAGCAGCCTATGGAGGAATATTGGTACAATCCTACATTCCATACGCACCTAAACTAGATGGGAAGTTCTTAATTGATCTTCATACAAATAGTAGAGCTTTTGCTACCTATCAAAAAGATAGTGTTAAAGTACATAAGATAAACGAGACTTCTTATGTAAAAGATGGCGTACTCATGATGGAGATTAAAGATCTATTTAATGGTGTCCCAGGCTTCTCAATTCTTGGTAGTACAATGACATTAAATGGTGTGGAATTATCGTATTACATTGATGGGAAAACGGTAAAAGTAGGCGATAAGACGATTGAATTAGCCGCACCTATTCAAGGCGGTAGAGGACAAATTTTTGTTCCTGTCCGTAGCTTCTGCGAAGCGCTTAATTTAGATGTACGCGTATCAGCACAACCTGATATCCCTAGTATTCAAATCGCTAACTATCCACAAGAAAAAATTGAAGGAATTTGGCGATAATAAAAAAAGGTTCGTTGTTAGTTTAACTAACAACGAACCTTTTTTGTTGGTGTTAAAAGTCGCGTAAAACATCTAAAATATATAACTTGACGCGATATGTCGCATTGATTATAATGATGATAGAAACTCACTATTAAAAAGGAGGTTATTAAGTGAATAATTTAATGACTATTAATCAAGTTTGTGATTTTTATCAAGTCTCAAGAAAGACGGTGGAACGTTGGATGAAAACAGGTTTAAATTACATCAAATTAGCTAGCAATAATGGATCTGTGCGTATCAAGAAATCAGATATAGACATGATGTTGGAGGGTAAAAACAGTGAAAACCCTATTCGTAGAATGCATTGGGGGGAATATCAAGGTAAGCTTGCTATAGAAATGGATTTAAACGATGAAGTTAGACAAAGTTCACCTAAGGTAAAACAATACGATTCCTTAAAGATAAACTTTGATCAAGACTTCCATGTGACATTGAACAATGGTAACTTACTAATTAACGTTACTAGTCTTGATGAAAAACATTGGAAACATTTCAGTAAAGATGATCAAGAAAATCGATTTAAAAGAATC
Coding sequences within:
- a CDS encoding S-layer homology domain-containing protein; amino-acid sequence: MKKGNKLLLSTVLGASVLLGSNTMALAFTDVPASSPAKKGIDYLNGKGIIQGYTKDLFKPNEAVSRGQFATFISRALKLPAASYSFSDLPKSSSLYDGVSRAAKVGIIKGSGSKSLATQKVSRADMAVMLDRAMQYQAKNKYTSIKALTYKDKNQISAYAVKSVERLAYYNIVPDKTTGYYKPKDFGTRGETAQSIYNMLMLFNGSNPSTPPSNSGNGSTNPKDYTKMTLTQLKETYGSYPLVIRVEKYDQDHPVSTIDLMEVYYNTIHDPEGGFKGSPSEFIKWQEDSLRSEYLNQYFTNYPEVEVFSYKGKAFRDSELFVGNNPAAYGGILVQSYIPYAPKLDGKFLIDLHTNSRAFATYQKDSVKVHKINETSYVKDGVLMMEIKDLFNGVPGFSILGSTMTLNGVELSYYIDGKTVKVGDKTIELAAPIQGGRGQIFVPVRSFCEALNLDVRVSAQPDIPSIQIANYPQEKIEGIWR
- a CDS encoding helix-turn-helix domain-containing protein; translated protein: MNNLMTINQVCDFYQVSRKTVERWMKTGLNYIKLASNNGSVRIKKSDIDMMLEGKNSENPIRRMHWGEYQGKLAIEMDLNDEVRQSSPKVKQYDSLKINFDQDFHVTLNNGNLLINVTSLDEKHWKHFSKDDQENRFKRIFGDGHDYKLLIIFVGFNNNLPDNQKDFDPNDLVNMITVNLDDVTDFNIMQYINQY